The genomic region atatttttgatcttACTGATGTCATACAGGGATAAACCCAAGGCCTTCCTCCCGGCACTGCTTTCGTGACGAAAAGAGAAATAGGCGGGGTATCAGACGAATTAATACTTATTCTAAACTCACTTTGATACAACTAGAAACTTGGAAATTTACGTCAATATAAAAAGACTCTGTACGGGTTCTCAGGATTTTCTTTGCTATTAACCCTATATTGCATACATTAATTatttgtaagtaaaaaaaaattgaaagcaaTAGATATTGGATATATGTTGTAAACAACCACCACATGCCTTCCTTTTatcgttttatgtttttgttatagaGATACAGGTTCGTTGCCCTCGGGCAACATtgtaccatacatacataaataatatataaaattcttttatgaaaatatattatcttGTTATCAAAATGCCCTTTAACTTAAAATTATATGACTTGACTTTCCATGTTACAAAATTCCTTTATGATTTATGAGGTATTaatgaaggaaatggaggaaaattaCTTTATCATGACACAGTTGCATAAGAAATAACAAATGTATGCCTTCTTACAATAAACCACATAATTTACAATCAATGTAAATATGCCTATAACTCTAATGGCACAGCCTATTTCATTAGTaaagtaattgtaattgtaatatatatatatatatatcgcaaaatTCCATGAGAAATGAAATACACAAACCTTACAACAGGAGACATAATTGTCAATGCAAATTTGCTCTAAACAAAGGTAGTCCATGCTTCCTTGCAGCAAAACACTACTTACATTAGCTAAGGTTTGGCATTTTTTCTAATAGTAATCAACTCATTTAAAAAATTGCGCAATCCTTTCAATGCAGTACATAGCATTTTGGAAACAGATAAATCCTCAAAATAATATGCCatctgaagatatatatattttactaaataGTTTCCATACTTTGCAAATTCCAAAATTCCTATTGGTGAAATTTCACAAAACAGTTTGATTTTGGAGTGAAACACAAATTGACTTTGCATTTGCAGCAGAACACCTTGCATATTCCACTACATCCAGGGTTCTTGCATCGTCCCTTTTTGTTTCCAAATTCTGGAAAATGACCATACTGGTCAGTTCTTATTGCTTTGGCTGGTATTTTTACTGTTGGGCCCTTTCTTGCTTTGACTTTGTACAACTCATCAACATCTGCAGATGGCCTTCCTCTTTTTGTTCcaattgtttttcctttctgtagTAAGCACTCTGCTACTTCTAGCTTGAACATCAGAAGAGGAAGTTTCTTTGTTCTTGGGGAATCAGTCAATAGTTCTTCTAACTACTGGCTTTCCTTTATTAGAGGTGCTTGGAACTGGCTCCTCTTCACTTTCATCTTCGTCTGtatcatcatctctttcttcatcctcagGAGCTTCTGTGTCGTTTTCAgggtcataatcatcatcttcactctCTAAATTTTCATCTTCAGACTCCTCTGGCACACCAGCATCATACTGGCGGGTATAGAAGATTGAGGGCTTCATGTCTGGAAAAAGAATGTCCTTTGAAACATATCTGTGTAACATCGGCCTTCGGACAAAGCCAAATGTAATATTCAGTCCAAGTGTATACTGTTGTCTTagagacacaaacatacagtGAGTCAAgttcacaacacatatatatagtccctCAAGCTCATAAAGTAACTTCAGAGACACAAGTCTAATCAATCCAGCATATGGCCACAATACAAGAAACTTTGATATACTAATACCATAATGTTGCCTCaaagacacaagcacacattaGCAAAAAACTTAGACCCTTTATTTTCAGGCTAAGCAAATCATCACTACATTTCAAACGTACATGACACTACTATACACTGTGATTTTTTGGAGAACATACCTGTTTATGTATAGGAGAGAGAGGCCTGGGTCCCAAGTAGGTTGGTGAAGTCTTCAGGAGCTCATGAGGCAtgcatccttcccctccttaagTCATCTCCACAGTGACGTTTTCAGTTGAGGGGGTGATGCATTAGAGAAAATGGACTCTAGGGAGGTTAACTGTAGAAGATCAAACCGTTGCCTTGAGGCAACACTGAGCAGCTCCGTATTTTTTGGTTTGTTAACTTCACGCCACAGTATGCTATGTAATATTCTATACAAACATTAAACTTTTAACCAGCAATAGCCAGCTAAAAGATCAAATGATGTGAAGCTATAGTAATAAAGACAACGAGCCACGTGTATAGACCACGATCCTTTGAGACGAGAGGTAAACTGTGGATGCTATTTTTCATAGTTATCTTTAATCATATTGTAGATCAAGGTTTAGTATCgtcttttttatagatatattacacatacataattatgttcatatagatattaatttctaaatacatacatgtagatgtttatattaataatttaagcacacatatatgtgtttatattcatatatatgtatatatatatcagtacgtacacacacacgcatatataaatatatataatatatatacataaataatcatacgagcacatacacatatagtcgtacatacacacacacacatatttattagtgaatatatataaccatacctAGATTTAAGAAAACGGTACAGCTTGAAAATGTACCATAAGACCGTCAATCAGCGCTGGTTGAAGAATATAAGAAATTTCATACAATGGACATCTGGAAAATCATTATGTCAATTCAATTcatcacacaaacatatgtgtgtacataaagatgtatatatctatatatacgtatatgaatatttgtgtatattgtatatatgtatttgtagtatatttatatatgtaattatgtatatatttttggtgagaatgtgttatatgtatacatatatgaatatatatcgttatatgtacaatatgtatgtatataaacaatgttCATAGTGTacgtatgaatataaaatatacatagtatatatgtatacatatatatatacgcacacaaatatatatacgcatacatatatacacacacacatatatacttctacGTCtggttatatatgtgcatgtgcgtggggTAACAATTCCAGAAATGAATCAAGAATCGAATCGGCCATGAGTCTGAAGGTCGAGTCCCGTTTCCCTGTCCTTGGCCGGACGCCTTGTCTTGCGCCGGAGAGCTCGACTGGAGGATATAAAGGCCCTTCTGGGTTGGTGTCTGGCACTTGTCTTCTCACACTGACTGCAACATGATCAAGACAGTAAGTTCAAGTTTTCAGTCTGCATGGAAATAAATCATTCCCTAATAGAAATCATCAATAAATTGAAATATCATTGTGAAATTTGTAACGATTACTCAAGTATGATGCTTTTGAAGTTAGGTTACTTTAATTAGAAGATATCAGCTAACAATTTAGCGTAATTATTGATGATGTTGGGTGTAAGACTGATTGTATTCCGTGAATTCTCTGAAGTTGCTTTTTAAAATGCCAGTCGCCAATCATTCTTATTTAGGGCTTACGGATCGTGAGAGCAGCTTTAAATTTAACTTGTCTATTTCGCAGGTAATTTTGCTGGTTTGCGTTGCCCTTTTGGCATTCGCGGGAGCCAATCCTGAGCCTGAACCTGGCTTTGGGGGACACAGAGgtttcggacacggtggtttcggacgtggaggattcggacacggtggattcggaggtggaggattcggacacggtggtttcggacgtggaggattcggacacggtggtttcggacgtggaggattcggacacggtggtttcggacgtggaggattcggacacggtggtttcggacgtggaggattcggacacggtggtttcggacgtggaggattcggacacggtggtttcggacgtggaggattcggacacggtggtttcggacgtggaggattcggacacggtggtttcggacgtggaggattcggacacggtggtttcggacgtggaggattcggacacggtggtttcggacgtggaggattcggacacggtggtttcggacgtggaggattcggacacggtggtttcggacgtggaggattcggacacggtggtttcggacgtggaggattcggacacggtggtttcggacgtggaggattcggacacggtggtttcggacgtggaggattcggacacggtggtttcggacgtggaggattcggacacggtggtttcggacgtggaggattcggacacggtggtttcggacgtggaggattcggacacggtggtttcggacgtggaggattcggacacggtggtttcggacgtggaggattcggacacggtggtttcggacgtggaggattcggacacggtggtttcggacgtggaggattcggacacggtggtttcggacgtggaggattcggacacggtggtttcggacgtggaggattcggacacggtggtttcggacgtggaggattcggacacggtggtttcggacgtggaggattcggacacggtggtttcggacgtggaggattcggacacggtggtttcggacgtggaggattcggacacggtggtttcggacgtggaggattcggacacggtggtttcggacgtggaggattcggacacggtggtttcggacgtggaggattcggacacggtggtttcggacgtggaggattcggacacggtggtttcggacgtggaggattcggacacggtggtttcggacgtggaggattcggacacggtggtttcggacgtggaggattcggacacggtggtttcggacgtggaggattcggacacggtggtttcggacgtggaggattcggacacggtggtttcggacgtggaggattcggacacggtggtttcggacgtggaggattcggacacggtggtttcggacgtggaggattcggacacggtggtttcggacgtggaggattcggacacggtggtttcggacgtggaggattcggacacggtggtttcggacgtggaggattcggacacggtggtttcggacgtggaggattcggacacggtggtttcggacgtggaggattcggacacggtggtttcggacgtggaggattcggacacggtggtttcggacgtggaggattcggacacggtggtttcggacgtggaggattcggacacggtggtttcggacgtggaggattcggacacggtggtttcggacgtggaggattcggacacggtggtttcggacgtggaggattcggacacggtggtttcggacgtggaggattcggacacggtggtttcggacgtggaggattcggacacggtggtttcggacgtggaggattcggacacggtggtttcggacgtggaggattcggacacggtggtttcggacgtggaggattcggacacggtggtttcggacgtggaggattcggacacggtggtttcggacgtggaggattcggacacggtggtttcggacgtggaggattcggacacggtggtttcggacgtggaggattcggacacggtggtttcggacgtggaggattcggacacggtggtttcggacgtggaggattcggacacggtggtttcggacgtggaggattcggacacggtggtttcggacgtggaggattcggacacggtggtttcggacgtggaggattcggacacggtggtttcggacgtggaggattcggacacggtggtttcggacgtggaggattcggacacggtggtttcggacgtggaggattcggacacggtggtttcggacgtggaggattcggacacggtggtttcggacgtggaggattcggacacggtggtttcggacgtggaggattcggacacggtggtttcggacgtggaggattcggacacggtggtttcggacgtggaggattcggacacggtggtttcggacgtggaggattcggacacggtggtttcggacgtggaggattcggacacggtggtttcggacgtggaggattcggacacggtggatatataatacacagtatatatgtatatatgtaagtatttatttatatattaatgtgtgagaatgtattatttatatgtatatatatgcatgcatgaatacatgttatatatgc from Penaeus chinensis breed Huanghai No. 1 chromosome 39, ASM1920278v2, whole genome shotgun sequence harbors:
- the LOC125046369 gene encoding putative uncharacterized protein YGR160W, whose protein sequence is MKPSIFYTRQYDAGVPEESEDENLESEDDDYDPENDTEAPEDEERDDDTDEDESEEEPVPSTSNKGKPVVRRTID